The genomic segment TTGGGCTTTTCTCAATACAGAAAACAGCTAGAAAGACTGCCCTGAAATGCAAAAGCAATGTTAATGAATGTTGCATTTTTTCTTATTTTACAGCCctaaaaaaatacattaaaacatAACATTTATTCAATGATCTTTGAATATCTTTCTCCAAGTAGCTAATTCTTCCATTTATTTGAATGGAAATACTGTGCTTTGGGCAGCTCCCTAACCTGATAGCTCAATGTTCTCAAAAATCTGTGCTGTCACATTTGACTCCACGGAAAGTTCAATACTGCAGCACAGGGATACTGGGTTCCCTAGGTTCAGTCCCACACTGGCTCTGGAAGACTAGACTTCCACCAGAAAAAGCTTGAAAGATTTGAAGCTTAAGCTAGCTGCAATTTACTTTATATTTCAACAAAATGATAGAAACTACACCACTAAATCAGAAGCACAGTATGAAATAAACTGAGTTTGAAGATTGCTTGGATACCTAAAAAAAACCCATCTGCAAGCAGTCAGTGAGGATAAAGAATGCATTAAGGCACACAATTCTGCATTCTCCCTCCACTATGCTAAGTGAAAATGATCAATTACTACATGAATGTGGAATATTAAAGGTTGATGAAGTACTCACAATGACTGCATCAGCATCATGCCACAGATGCCATAATATCCAGAACCACATGAAACCACTGAGCAACTCGGACTGGAACACTTGCTTTTTGGTCAACTCTGGATATTGTCGATATCGAGGCTCAATGTGGACCCCACCACCAGCTCTGGAAAAGGCAACAGTAATTTATGCTAGAATATACAGACATGCATATCATACACCAACGCAAGAAGTTGGAGCAGAACacatcactccattcttcaataAAAGCACAGAAGAATATCTTCATCCTTAACCCCACAACTTCATTGGTGCCCAACAATCTATCAAACCCACCCTTTTAATATACCTGAAACAAAAAGATTTTCAACTTATGAAAGCAAAAGAAAACAGTTCAGGCTGTGTTTTGCAACTTAGCTAAAATACCCTAATTTCTGATATTACCATTTATAATATGCAATGTAACATGATCATAAAAGATCTATTATTATGGTTTCAGTGTTCCATCTCAAGACAATCTCATGAAAAACTTCATTCTAGGCTTAATCATACTCTAGGTCGACCTTCACTTATCCGACTACccgtaatccggttccttcgataatccagtATTGATTATGCTtcatgtgatccttctgtaattcagcattttcactaatctggcactcctcaggtcccaatggtgccagattagtgaaggtcgacctgtatttgCACCTATGACAGGGGTGTATtatgggaggggtagcacctctggtgaaggggcctgTTATGTCCACCCTgggacagctcactcacctttggtctccaCCAAACGTTCAGCTGTCACCTACGGATCCAAGtaactgtttgcatgtgacagtggccacatccTGGTACATGGCTTCGACAGATAGGCTAAACAAGGAGAGGGTAGTCAGCAAGCCTAACACCTTGGTGAGACAGGGCCATGCCTGTCCTAAcattgtaaaagtattcagtccccaacctctTGTTCATAAAAATGAGTATTAGAAGcagagattttgatcaatttaaatgagaatttttatttgtgaatcatatgctccttttttcacagtagaacccatagaacaagggaaaatgtaaagcatgaaaaactaaaaattcaaaaacaagtatcagcagtttaaaaaaaagtattcatccccctttgctcagtacttagttgaatcaCTTCTTGTGCCTATTACAGCCAGTATTCTTTTTGgttaagtctctattagctttgaacaacgtgatggagcaagatttgtcgATCCTCCTTGCAAAACTGCTATGCCAAGCTAGTAGGGGAAAGGCAGCatacagcaatcttgaggtcttgccaaagATATTGGAACAGGTTAAGGTCAGGGCTCTAATTGCGTCActgaaggacatcaattttcttcacttgaacccactccatggttgctctggcagtgtgttttgCGTTGTTGTCCTACTGAAAGATGAGTCTCCTCCCtcgtttaagctttctggcagaggctagcaggtttttaatccaggatctctgtatttagcagcatttatCTACCCATcaatttccagtccctgctgtctccatcatacTTTACAGAAggaatggtgttacctggctgatgcgcaGTTTTGGACTTGCGCCACACGTACTGctcagtgttgaggccaaaaagttccactttagtctcatccaaccacaacGATCTTGTTCtatatctttacagtatcttctaagtgatgctttgcaaagtctttatgggcaaggatgcacaccttttttttttaaagccagggtttcttccttgccactcttccattaaTACTCTTCTTGTGGCAGGCCTTAGAGATTGCAGAGCCAaaaacttcatctccagttgcagccactaacTTCTGTAGCTCATTCAGTGTTAGCATCACactagcctctcttacaagtggaattcttctccagtgactaagTTCAGAGCGGTGGCCTTatctaggcagtgtggctgtcaTTTCGTATTTTTCCAcattttcatgatggactgcactgagctcagGAGGTATGTTCAAATGGTCTTGTATtgttccccagatttgtgcttctctatttgCATTTTCCTGACTGTCTTGAATGCCCTTGTCCTTATTTTGGTTTGgtttgttgaaaatctaccatactgttggactcTACAGGGAGAAGGGGTATTTATtgttatgaattcattgaaaacaggtgatcctccaattttctacatcaacaaattcaGTGAGTTGTACCCAtggaaagttagcatagtaattacaaaggggataaataacttttcagcctcacaattttggatttttttcttttgatttgacatgatacacaacgttttgtagattagctcaaaactactactactacaattttaaatttagaaaatgggaTTAGTAAAATGTGAAGCAACgcacataatgctggagaaactcagtagatcaggctgcatctatggaaaagagtaaacagttgacatttcaggacccaccagcattttgagtgttttgctttggacttccagcatctgcagaccttcacGTGTTAGTAAAATGTGAACATAATTGTGGGGGCtattttttcaaggcactgtagctCCAACAGACtggcggatgagatctacagtgaaatccaacggccaggaaggcagtCCTACAACGCtccgtggagagtgaagggcatgacatgGCACAGAAGTTGTTAtgatcatccactgcaaccaaggaagaccccagttgtgatgactactcgtaccactggacgTAGACCTccaaggtcgagagagtggaactgccccagcgcaacgacttttccactttaaaaatctctcccacaggtttcctgtcatcgtcagatACAAAGGATAACCACCATCACATTATAacctttttaaaattaaaaagacAAATTTAACTGTCTCTTTGTAAAACAGTTTATTCTTTGCCCTTCTGCTTCAGAAAACAATCTTGAATGTATACATTTATTTCTTTCCTCCTTTATCTTTGACCATTAGATACAGGTTTCAGATGCCTCAGGGTTTTATTCTAATAATTTCTTTATTAATACGCTACCAGCACTATATTTGATGTTAGGAAGCCAACATTTTTCCTCCAGTAGCAGTTTGTTATTTCTTGCCTTAACATATACTGATTATGCATTCTGATTTTCTGTTTAAAAAGGTATTTGGACAAGttcataagacacaggaatagtatcagccattcagcccatgaagtttgctctgccattcaatcatgtccgatttattttccttctcaaccccctcCTCCTGATAAAAAAGGTTTAgaaagatatgggccaaatgggacTAGTTCAAGGTCAGGATGGACGAGTTGAACCAAAGGACCCATTTCCTATGACCCCCAGATCATACCCATTTATATATAGTTGCACttggaaaaaaacagaaattgtgGCAATCAGGTATAGCACTCTTAAGTTTCACTTTTCCCCCGATGTGACTTTGATTATTAATGCCGCCTTATTAAACTGTTCCTAACAGCTTTTGATTTTACCTTTCTCTACAGACATAAAGCCCACCCTGACATAACACATTTTCACTTATTAGTTTAAAATTCCTTCGCGCATCACGGCTGTTATCTGCTAGTACACTACTCTCCGTCGTAACAAAGAGTATTCCATCCCAAATTTCACCAACACCTGGTCGAAACCTCGTCTTATCATTTCATTTTTCAGCTAAACATTTGGATCTCCAGCTTCTATATCTTAGAGACAATTGCAAGCATTTCAAGGTGTAATTGAGGGGTGAAATCTGGATCTCACACAGAAGGCAATGATCTCGGGTATGCAACTCCATGTCCCTCTCTTCTTTTTCCGACCTTCAGCCACCTCTCACCTATCCTTCCGCTGCCGCCTGCACAGCATCAAAGCTGTAGTGATCTCCCCAACACTCACCTTCTGACGGGAAGAAGCGCTCTGCTCCCGCCAGCCTGCAGGAGCCAGGCCCCCCGCCGCAGCGCTGCCCCGACCCCTCCGCACCAGGACATAATGTCCGCCGTCTCCAGCCCACTGCCGCACCTCCCAGCAAGCCGCAGCCTTATTGGACAGCACGCAAGTAAAGCTTATTTCCATTGGATAAACTCAAGATGCCGCAATTGTGCTTCAAGCGTTGTTTTGGCGGAGAGAGAACCTTCAGCTGTTAAATCAACACTTTCCAGCAAGTGTACATTTGCTCCGCAAACACTTGGAAAAAAGTGATTTAATGTAGATAGGAAAAGAAGAAATACATTTCCCCCGTTGGTGCTGTTGCTTTGAACCAATACCACCCTACCAATGAACATGATATCGCCCGCAGATATTGCTCAGTTCGGgctcaattctttggtcttactgacgttgagtgtgagttgttgctgtgacaccaccagATCCAATGCAAGATCAGGACTGAGATCGACGAGTTCTCATGGAAAAGAATGCTCAGTTCAGGGTCGAGTTTGTGCTGGGCCTCTACATCCCCAGAACAAAGTGAGAACTGGCCTTGGAAAGAGCCCATGTCCAATGTAAGATTCATTACTAACAGTCTACAATACAGACTGCCCCTGAATTATGAATTTCTGATTTGTGGACATCAATTATTAACATATGCTCATTCCCATGAACAGAATTAGTCCACACCCCTCTAGTTTTAGTAATTATTTTTGTTCTATTCTtatgataatgatgatgtcattcaTTGAAATATTgagagatgagctttatttgtcacatgtacatgggaacatacaatgaaatatgtCATGCAAacaacagtctgaggatgtgccatagggcagcctgcaagtgttgccatgcttctgatgCCAATGCAGCATGTCCACAGCTTAGTAACCCGTACGTTTTTGgaaaatgggaggaaacccattcagtaatggggagaatgtgcaaactccttacagacagtggcaggaattcagCCTGGATTGCTGACACTGTAAAGCatggcactaactgctatgctactgtgccgctGCATGGTATATTGTTAACATATTAagtgaggtttttttttaactgataGTTAAAATTGTTGTAAGGGTGTATGTAAAGATAGAATCCATTTGCTATTGGGGATAGCCTATGGACCCATAACAGTCCAAAGCAAACTAAAACAGGGTGGAACTCTTAACAAGAACACTATTTAATGTAAAAGATATAAAGGTGCACAAGATTCCTAACTGCATCTTGAAAAGCTCCTTGAAGCAGTATTTACTAGCCCAAAAACAGTAGGGGAAATCCTGGATTTAGTGTTAAggaatgaatcagaatcaaatttattgtcactgacatatgacatgaaatttgttgttatgcaccagcaggacagtgcaatacTTAAACAAAATTACTTtaaatcacaataagaaatataaaaataaataaatagtggaaaTAGGGAGCAAActagttcatggattcatggactgtccagaaatctgatggcaggagggaaacacacacaaaatgctggtgaatgcagcaggcctggcagcatccataggaaaaggtacagtcgacgtttcaggccgagacccttcgtcaggactaactgaaggaagagatagtaagagatttggaagtgggagggggcgggggagatccgaaatgataggggaagggatggagccaagagctgaaaagttgattggcaaaagggccaaattgagaggctcgaaAACAAATCCTGaggccaactggagtaagttggcggcgGAGACACGTTCCAaggaaggatatatggctgtagtAGTGAGTCTGGGTCAAAATGTAGAAAAGTTGAAGGGACGAAGAAAttatagatggggagcagtgagaaagggtttcactaaactcccgtcgaagagaagatttaaacttcttcagtgtaggcatcactggaagGGGCtccgcagtagtgaatttaaaaatgcaaacacgaggaaatcgcagatactggaaactcaagcaacagtcacaaaatgctggtggaacgcagcaggccaggcagcagtcctgacaaagggtctcagcccgaaacgtcgattgtacctcttcctatagatgctgcctggcctgttagtgaaaccttctctcactgctccccatctgtaatttcttcggcccttcagcttttcgaccacattttgaacCAGACTCGCTactacagccatatatccttcctTGGAACGTGTCTCcgccgccaacttactccagttggcttcagGATTCATTTTTGAGCCTCTCAATTtggcccttttgccaatcaactttccagctcttggctccatccattcccctcctgtcttctcctatcattttggatctccccctccccctcccactgtcaaatctcttactatctcttctttcagttagtcctgacgaagggtctcggcccaaaacatcgacgtacctcttcctatagatgctgcctggcctgttgcattccaccagcactttgtgtgtgttgcttgaatttccagatctgcagatttcctcctgttggcagaagggaaaaactgttcttaaaatgttgagtgtgcatcctcaagctcctgtacctcctccctggtggtagtaatgagaagagggtatatcgtggatggtgatggtccttcatgatagatgctgccatcttgaggcatcaccttttcagatgtcctcaatgttggggaagtTGGTGCACATGATGGTGCAGGCTGAGTCTGCAGCACTATGAAACTTCTTACGATCCTATGCATTGGTGCCAGTCATTGGTAGAATGCTCTctgcggtacatctgtagaaacttgctaggGTCCTTGGTGACAACAAATCTCAAAGTCCTTGtgtctttgattttttttgcttatttattctttttttttgtatttgcagtttgtcttttgcacattggttgtttgccagcgtctgttgtgtgaggtttctcattgattccgttgtttctttgtattttccatgaagcccgcaggaaaatgaatctcagagttgtatatagtgacatatgtgtactttgatagtaaatttactttgaactttcaactttgaggTGTgtcttttgtaattgcatcaacatgttgggctcTGGATTGATCCTCTGAGATGCCAGTtcttaggaacttgaaattactcaccctttccactattAACTCCTCAATGAAGCTGGCTAGTTGGAAGGAATATCTAAAGACAATACTTCAACAAGGTGATAACTGTTCATTTGAATTTGGCAGATTCATTGAACTCATTTGGCAGAAAAAGCAGTATCACCCTGTGGCCACCCATataaattctacttcccattcctattctgacatgttagtccatggcttcctccactaTCGCGaagaggccacattcaggttggaggagcgacaccttatattccatccgggtagcctccaatctgatgacatgaaaatcaatttctcgaatttccggtaatttctcccccctcttttccattcacattcacctcatctccttacctgcccatcacctccctctggtgctcctcccccttccctttcttccatggccttctgtcctctaacagattcccccttctctagcccttcagcaattgacttcccagccctttacttcacccctctcggtttcacctaccaccttgtacctcttcctcccctctccccaccttcttaccctggcctcagtttttttttctccagtcctgatgaaacatCTTGGCCTGaaccatcgactgtttattcttttcataaatgctacctggcctgctgagttcctccagcattttgtgtgttttgctacTATTGTAAAGAGTCGGACTATTAATTGCATGGAACCTGATGTAACTCCTTTTTCAAATAGGAAATCATGGATGTGCAAAGGAGGATTAAGACTGAGGTTTCAGTTATTTTCTCCAATTGCTGTACACAGCCTTGCCCGTGGGCGGTCCGAGCAGGTAAGGAAGTGCACGTGCATCTATTTAGTGACCAGCTTCTGTCCCTGCCTGTGCACCACCTTGCTCTGAAAGTTAAAGATAGTAAGTCTCTCATTAATACGTTTTGGCTGATGTGAATGCGTGTGTCAGCTGTGAAATACATGTCTAAAGCATGCAGATTTGCTAACTGAGTGATAGTGGGGTCGATCACTAAAAGTTATGGATAAATGCTGATTGATAGAGATTGTCTTGTGTGAATGCTGTGCCTGCATAACATTCAATGAAGTAAGATCCTAACGTCACACTGTTGAAATCATGAGATACGTTAACAGTTTCATTCATTTTTTTGATTCAGTCACTGAAAACAGTTCATTTTGATTTAAATAAAACTTCCCACCTCCGTTGGTGTTGCCAGTACAGATAGCAGGCTGAATATCTAGTTGCAGAATCATAAAATACGGGTAGAAAAAAATAACTTGAATCTACTTCTGTAATGAGAGACTGGCATACTCTTTGTTTGTGTTTGTGGTCTCCCAGGTAACAAGAGAAACACAGACTCACTAGACAGTCTTGAACATAGAAACCACGAGAGACAGAAGGGCACAGATACACAGAGATTCTGAGATTAACATCTAGAAATCAAAGTGGAGATAAAAATATGGAATTACAAACAACAGTAGACAACCTCAAAATAAGTTGGGAAATTATTGACAGACAAATACTCAAGGTATTTTGAAATAGCTGTGCGCAATAATTGTAAGATGTTTGTGACAAGAAATGTATGAATAGTACAAGGATTAATAAATAATACATATGGAAAGTTTTAGATGCCGTTAGGAACAAATGTGCTAAAGAAATGAACAATGAAGGCGGCAAAGAGGAGATACAGTATACCTGCAGAGTGGTGGATTGAGAGAAATTCCAATGTAACAAGAGATAAGGCCTAGTATAAGCTTTAGAGATATTGATGAGCTAAGTATTTCTACAAGCTAATACTTCTAATGGAGTTTGAGTTGGACATATAGCTACAAGCAGAAAAGTGGATTGAGAAGATATATGAAAGGTAAGAAGCAATCAGATATTAATAGGCAGAAATATTATTTTAACCTGTTGTGTATCCTTCTTTGATGTAGAATTTTATTCAATGTCTCTAATGGGGAGGTTTTATATATATGAATGAAGGAAAAATTTGTATTCTTTATTTTATAATGTATATAAAATATTCCTTGCATAATTTACTTGAAGCTTGCTTCTGCCCAACAGATGCAGGCTATAAATGCTGGTCATTCTTTATACAAGTCAACAAGTTACAGCAGTACTTGAAATAAAGCTGCCTCAAAACAACCTTTACTGAATGCTTTTATCTATTGCAGATGCAGGCTTATTCTCTGGAGTATAAATACTGGCAACTTCAAAATAAATTGTGCAGCAACTTTAATTCTTGCTGGATGGCTCTTTTTCTGAGATCTCTACGGTGATATACTGTATATGCCTTTACCATCATTAACATCCATTTTTCTTATTTCAGATGTGAATCTTACTGAGCAGTGAGAAGTTCCGGCGACATGGCCATTCTTAATATTAGGGTGTGGATTGTATGTGTCAGTTAGCTAAAAGACCATAGTGGTGATGTGCAGCTGAATCCAGTCTTCTCCAAATCTTATGATTATACGGCAGCAGTCTTTGGACATGGATCAGGTTAGTGAATGCTAGCTAACATTTCTCTTTCTCAGCCTAGATCGTTAAAGTCTTTTGCTGTACCTTAAACAGGGTCAACTAATCCAACCTATTGTAGGATTTGGCTAGATTGCTTTATGTAACACCACACTAAACAGTGCCCTGGCCAAGTGACTCATGAATGTAGTCATGTATCCATGACTTTTACAGCTCTCCTTTTCAGTCAGCCTCTTGGGTTTGAGGATGACTCATGTATTTTGATGTGGGTTGCTTTTTAAATAGCAGCTGCCAGTTGGGCTTGACAGAATGGGGCTGTGGTACGATGGCAGGAGGTCCAAAATGACTGAAGACTAAGCTCTCCTACACAGACTTGGCACACATGCACACGTACATAAACTCAAACATAAGTACCTATCGTGTAGGCAAGAAACACCTGTGTCCTTTATCATCATTCATTAAGGTAAAACTCATTGTCACGTTATTCGTATCCTTGAAGTTTAGCTGGAGAAAAAGAAATGTAAACAAGATTGTAGAATGTGATATTGTGTAAAATTATTGTTCGCTGAGTCAGTTTGGATATACCAGATATGTATTGATCTGGTACCTTAAATTATTCTGGAGGATATAGATTGGTGTTACAATACTTTGGAAGCATAATTTTCCCATTGGACAGAACATATTAGAGATGAATGTTCCTTCAGAAGTCAAGCTAGGGCTATGTTGATTTCTGAGATCTAGGTACGTAAGAGGAAGCTGAACTGGTGGTATAAATTTCATTCTATGTTTTCATTTCAGAGAATTGTTATGCCGGTCCAACCATTTTTATTCTGTACAGGGAGTTCTACGATTCTGCTTAAAGGTATCAAAGAAAAGAATATAACCTTTGTTCTGGACACATCTATGAGCATGCAAACTATGCTGGACGCAATGAAGTACCACCTGATTGAGATTTTGTTTGCACGGGCCTATGCAATGACTGATTGCAAATTCAACATCATTGCATTTTCTGGCAAGGTCAGTTCTTTACTGACACTTTTGTACTCTAGCTCAATTCTAAGTTGCCCCAATGTTGTTTAAAATTTACATTCTTAACTACTTGTCATTAAGGTCCAGAGGCTTTTCTACTTGGATTGCAGATTTATAAGTAGTCATATCAAATTATAagtagtgcatagttccctgaaggtggaatctcatgtggatagggtggtgaaaaaagcttttggtatgctggcctttataaatcagagcattgagtataggagttgggatgtaatgttgaaattgtacaaagcattggtgaggccaaatttggagtattgcgtacagttttggtcaccaaattataggaaagatgtcaacaaaatagagagagtacagagaaggtttactagaatgttacctgggtttcatcacctaagttacagagaaaggttgaacaatttgggtctttattctttggaacatagaaggttgaggggacttgatagaggtatttaaaattatgagagggatagatagagttgacatggataggctttttccattgagagtggggggggattcaaacaaggggacatgagttgagagttaaagggcaaaagtttaggggtaacatgagggggaacttcttactcagagagtggtagctgtgtggaacgagcttccagcagaagtggttgaggcaggttcgatgttgtcgtttaaagttaaactggacagctatatggacaggaaaggaaaggagggttatgggttgagtgcaggtcggtgggactaggtgagagtaagagttcggcatggactagaagggccaagatggcctgtttccatgctgtaattgttatatggttatatggttataacctTTCCACTGTACCTTTTCACTTCCAATCTCACTGGCTTTTTCTGCCACTTCATCTTCCAtagcattttgtttttatctttAAATGAAAACATTTTTCTAAATGAATGTTCAAATGATCAAAATTCTTGAGAGACAAATATTTCAGCTTTTAGAAGAAGCATTACCACTATCCTACTCCAGAACTGGTCCTAATTTCCCAAGAGTTTTAGTTGTCTCATCCAGCATTGTTTCTCTGGCCAAGCATTTACTTACTTAGCCATTGCTACAGAATATAATCATGACATCACCATTGTTAATTTATTTCCTAATTGATTAAACTTTCTTCAAAGTCTCCAgttttatttcatcttttgtcataggttttgatctttagcatagcTCAAGGTTACCATAGGTCTAGGATATCATTtatgacatacagtactgtgcaatagtctTACGCACATACATtggtatatatagctagggtgcctaagacttttgcacagttatATATTTGTTGTTATGGAGTGGAGagcgaatttgtaaatctggtgagagcaaaAGATATTGGGAATAGCAAGGGTGGAATGCCAtgaaggggtgtgggacaggtggcagatgagttgcaggggtggggtgggggaaggagaggtgGTGCGGGTttagacacacccaaccctgagacaccaggcaaggctaTTTAAtcccaaacaattagtttatgatcattacagaatatttctctggtgcttcccacttcctcctctttcctttccccttttcccaaccatgaatccCCTCTTCCTGTCGCCTTCCCACACaatccacagtagagacccatatcagaatcaggtttatcatcactcacatatgccaaAAAATGTGTTTTTTTGCTGCAGAAGTatagtgaaatacataaaattactatagtaccgtgcaaaagtcgtAGGCATTCCTGCAATATATATGTGCCGAggacttttgcacaatattgtACATATCTGTGACCCTTGATTGCCCTGAGAGAATATTGACCTTGCCTTCTGACTGTGGGATTCTGCTGTTTTAGCACTTCATCAATACAATAACCATTCAATCACGTGTGATGAAAATGCCATGCATGCCTTGGCCAGCATTCTCAGGTGCTCGCTAGCCAAGCCAACACTCACTAAAAAACCACAGGAATTCCTTAAAGTAAGATATAACACCTTTGCTCTGGACACAGGTTAAAGTTGTGGCTACTACTGGGCATCATCTTTGGTCCTTGAGTAACCATTATTTCCTTGTGCTGACAACTTTGCCGGATGAgctgctcagaatcagaatcaggtttattgtcactggcatgGGGCATGTTGACAGAGCTCCAGCAACCTGGCTTTGATCCTGGCCTCCAGTGCTCTCCAGGTGAACttactctccctgtgaccgtgtttgcatatttcctctgggtgctctggtttgctcccacacCCCAAAACTGTATGGACTGAGAGGTTAGTTGGCCCCTGTAAAATGCCCCtagtatagtcatagtcacagtcatagtcatactttattgatcccgggggaaactggttttcattacagttgcaccatagataataaatagtaatagaaccataaatagttaaatagtaatagaaccataaatagttaaatagtagtatgtaaattatgccagtgaattatgaaataagtccaggaccagcctattagctcagggtgtctgactctcc from the Mobula birostris isolate sMobBir1 chromosome 9, sMobBir1.hap1, whole genome shotgun sequence genome contains:
- the ndufb2 gene encoding NADH dehydrogenase [ubiquinone] 1 beta subcomplex subunit 2, mitochondrial; amino-acid sequence: MSWCGGVGAALRRGAWLLQAGGSRALLPVRRAGGGVHIEPRYRQYPELTKKQVFQSELLSGFMWFWILWHLWHDADAVIGHFPYPDPSEWTDEELGIPPIDEE